The proteins below come from a single Methanosarcinales archaeon genomic window:
- the guaA gene encoding glutamine-hydrolyzing GMP synthase subunit GuaA, whose amino-acid sequence MVNVDKFIEKAIKQIKDETNGPAIIGLSGGVDSSVCAVLAHKALGELLTPIYIDTGLMRKGETKRIKEIFGDMNLLTINSKERFISALKGLTDPEEKRMAVGETFIRVFEEEAKELNARYLIQGTIYPDRIESEGGIKSHHNVGGLPSVVDFDSIVEPISELYKDEVREVAQALGLTKEISARMPFPGPGLSVRIIGEVTQDKLDVVREANAIVEEELLEPFKPWQTFAAILGKGTGVKGDQRIHGWIIAVRAVESRDGMTAGPMELPWDVLSKIESRITSEIPDVARVVYDITPKPPATIEFE is encoded by the coding sequence ATGGTCAATGTTGATAAATTTATAGAAAAAGCAATTAAGCAAATCAAAGACGAGACTAATGGGCCTGCAATAATTGGGCTCTCAGGAGGTGTTGATAGTTCAGTATGTGCTGTCCTCGCCCACAAGGCTTTAGGAGAACTCTTAACTCCTATTTACATTGACACAGGCTTGATGCGTAAGGGTGAAACCAAGCGAATAAAAGAAATATTTGGAGATATGAATCTTCTGACAATCAATTCAAAAGAACGATTCATAAGTGCATTAAAAGGATTAACTGATCCAGAAGAAAAACGCATGGCAGTGGGCGAAACATTTATCAGAGTTTTTGAAGAGGAAGCCAAAGAATTAAATGCCAGATACCTTATTCAAGGAACTATATATCCTGATAGGATCGAATCAGAGGGCGGTATTAAATCACACCATAATGTTGGCGGACTCCCATCTGTTGTCGATTTTGATAGTATCGTTGAACCAATCTCGGAACTTTATAAAGACGAGGTGAGAGAAGTAGCGCAGGCGCTTGGATTGACAAAAGAAATATCCGCCAGGATGCCATTTCCTGGACCGGGCTTGTCTGTTAGGATCATAGGAGAGGTTACCCAGGATAAACTGGATGTTGTAAGAGAAGCAAATGCTATTGTCGAAGAGGAACTACTCGAACCATTTAAACCCTGGCAGACATTTGCAGCTATATTAGGAAAAGGAACCGGTGTAAAAGGTGACCAGCGGATCCACGGTTGGATCATTGCCGTTCGTGCGGTCGAATCCAGGGACGGTATGACAGCAGGACCTATGGAACTTCCATGGGACGTGCTTAGTAAGATCGAGTCCCGCATAACTAGTGAAATACCTGATGTCGCAAGGGTAGTCTACGATATTACACCAAAACCCCCGGCAACCATAGAGTTTGAATAG
- a CDS encoding arginine--tRNA ligase, with the protein MFLQFKSQVTEVLNKALETNNLEIPDLNLEESMHADIASSVSFRLAPVCKKSPKVIAEMIAASIKLPEAGLIDRVEITGPYLNFFVNQRFLDKTLSTVREQGTDYGSQTGRGKVILEHTSANPNGPLHVGHIRNSVIGDTLGRILKKAGFEVENQYYINDMGRQIAIVSWALGHFDFDKKKKSDHAIADIYIKANRVLEEQPDKVAEIDVLMQRIEHGDVEVAERFKHAVELAMDGIKQSLQRINISHDSFAWESTFVRNNDVITTIDRIKNTGRAVIDNGALMVELSDYGFEKKLVIQRSDGTSLYTTRDLAYHLWKAKNCDRMIDVLGADHKLISSQLKAVLNILGEKEPEIVIFEFVSLPEGSMSTRRGKFISTDELLDQIEERAMEEVEKRRPDTSSQFKQDVAKFVGIGAVRYDIIKVSPEKSTVFDWREALDFEKQGAPFIQYSHARACNILAKAEESGINMENLDYDITVLLEDQEIELIKMIGKFSSIIETAASELKPHHLATYSRELADAFNQFYRYVPVLSAEEPLRNSRLVLVDCARTALGAALDSLGIFAPENM; encoded by the coding sequence ATGTTTTTACAATTCAAATCACAAGTAACAGAAGTCCTGAACAAAGCCCTTGAAACAAACAACCTTGAAATACCAGACCTGAACCTTGAAGAGTCCATGCATGCAGATATCGCCTCTTCGGTCTCATTCAGGTTAGCTCCGGTATGCAAGAAAAGTCCAAAGGTTATAGCCGAAATGATTGCAGCATCCATCAAGCTGCCGGAAGCCGGACTGATCGACAGGGTAGAAATTACAGGGCCTTATCTGAACTTTTTTGTTAATCAGAGATTTCTAGACAAAACATTGTCAACTGTAAGGGAGCAAGGCACGGACTATGGAAGCCAGACCGGTCGCGGAAAGGTCATTCTGGAACATACCTCAGCCAATCCAAACGGCCCGCTGCATGTGGGTCATATCCGCAATTCCGTTATTGGGGATACCCTGGGGCGGATATTGAAAAAAGCCGGATTTGAAGTAGAAAACCAGTATTACATTAATGATATGGGCAGGCAGATCGCCATCGTCTCATGGGCTCTGGGACATTTTGATTTTGATAAGAAGAAGAAATCAGACCATGCCATTGCTGACATCTATATCAAAGCAAATAGGGTGCTGGAGGAACAGCCCGATAAGGTTGCCGAGATCGATGTATTGATGCAGCGAATTGAACATGGTGACGTGGAGGTGGCAGAGCGTTTCAAACATGCTGTTGAACTTGCTATGGACGGTATCAAACAGAGTTTGCAGCGAATAAATATCAGCCATGATTCCTTTGCATGGGAATCAACATTTGTAAGAAACAATGACGTAATTACCACCATTGACCGCATAAAAAATACTGGCAGGGCAGTAATCGATAATGGTGCATTAATGGTCGAGCTTTCAGATTATGGTTTTGAGAAGAAACTGGTCATACAGCGAAGCGACGGTACCTCATTATATACCACAAGAGACCTGGCATACCATCTTTGGAAAGCAAAAAATTGCGACAGGATGATCGATGTACTGGGCGCAGACCATAAACTGATCTCATCTCAGCTAAAAGCTGTCCTTAACATACTTGGTGAAAAAGAACCTGAGATCGTGATCTTTGAGTTCGTGTCTCTGCCTGAAGGCAGCATGAGTACCAGGCGCGGGAAATTTATTAGCACAGATGAACTGCTGGATCAGATCGAAGAAAGGGCAATGGAAGAAGTGGAAAAGAGGCGGCCAGACACAAGTTCGCAGTTCAAACAGGATGTGGCAAAATTCGTAGGTATAGGAGCTGTTCGATATGACATTATCAAGGTCTCGCCTGAGAAGTCCACAGTGTTTGATTGGCGGGAGGCACTGGATTTTGAAAAACAGGGTGCGCCGTTCATCCAATACAGCCACGCCAGGGCATGTAATATTCTGGCCAAAGCAGAAGAATCAGGTATCAATATGGAAAATCTTGATTATGATATCACTGTGCTTTTAGAAGATCAGGAGATCGAACTAATAAAAATGATAGGTAAATTCTCATCCATTATAGAAACTGCAGCCAGTGAATTAAAACCCCATCATCTTGCTACCTATTCCAGGGAATTAGCTGATGCTTTCAACCAGTTCTACAGGTATGTTCCTGTACTGAGTGCTGAAGAGCCTTTACGCAATTCAAGACTGGTACTGGTTGATTGTGCCAGGACAGCACTGGGAGCAGCCCTTGATTCCCTGGGAATATTTGCACCTGAGAACATGTAA
- the purS gene encoding phosphoribosylformylglycinamidine synthase subunit PurS, which yields MQYHAEVTIGLKNGMLDPEAATVQKALEHLGYSTDNLKMQKRFTLDLNASSADQARDRVDEMCMRLLANPVIHNYNILIEESG from the coding sequence ATGCAATACCACGCCGAAGTTACCATAGGACTGAAAAATGGGATGTTAGATCCGGAAGCTGCAACTGTCCAGAAAGCACTGGAACATCTGGGATATTCCACAGATAACTTAAAGATGCAAAAACGATTTACTCTTGACCTGAACGCCTCATCTGCTGACCAGGCACGTGATCGTGTGGACGAGATGTGCATGCGGCTATTGGCCAATCCGGTGATACATAATTATAATATACTGATCGAGGAGTCTGGATGA
- a CDS encoding AarF/ABC1/UbiB kinase family protein, producing the protein MFNKIKRYIKIARVFYKYRLFDIFLRESKQKQGVVDLCTCPIDFDRRSNSVKLRVAFEELGPTFIKLGQAMSKRPDIVPVEYGKELEKLQEKVQPYDFERMQEAFSIICGAVPGESGTYSDFTTLFDEFNKEPIASASIAQVYEAVYNNENVVVKIARPGMMDVINLDLDILYDIKFIFIKLLKIKTNIDVDGFLDEFKIMLNRELDYRNEALNMERFRENFLNIKQVDIPKVYWELTNDNILVMEHIYGLPLRDFRTFSKAERNRLAKLISSSFLKMVYIDGYFHADPHPGNIFVQNDGSIAYLDFGAIGKLDSDIKKDIYSVFYAVFIKDVDMAARSFLKLAKKSPDDIDIHAFKWDIDEVISRQHFSRPGEHHSDDFVKLALKYDLSLPRSFSLLERALVLVESTCLDLDPDFNLMYEVKALTREMARSKYSPHKIMEDFQMEWDSFYELIKNVPSGINDIFESIKMFKAANVIKQENAKHKKIFINSILQNLYLTILLIASVALLIWKGDEPALEIIGIVGFVISLILGIIMILKK; encoded by the coding sequence ATGTTCAATAAAATAAAACGATATATCAAGATTGCCAGGGTTTTTTATAAATACAGACTTTTCGATATTTTCTTAAGAGAATCAAAGCAGAAACAAGGGGTTGTGGACCTGTGTACTTGCCCAATTGATTTTGATCGCAGGTCGAATTCTGTTAAATTGCGTGTGGCATTTGAAGAATTGGGTCCTACTTTCATTAAGCTTGGCCAAGCTATGAGTAAACGGCCAGATATCGTCCCTGTTGAATATGGCAAAGAGCTTGAAAAATTACAGGAAAAAGTGCAACCTTACGATTTTGAAAGGATGCAGGAAGCATTCAGTATAATCTGCGGTGCGGTTCCTGGTGAATCCGGAACATATAGCGATTTTACAACCCTGTTTGATGAATTTAATAAAGAACCAATTGCCAGTGCCTCCATTGCACAGGTCTATGAAGCAGTATATAATAATGAGAATGTAGTGGTTAAAATCGCCAGACCTGGAATGATGGATGTAATAAACCTTGATCTGGATATTCTCTATGATATCAAGTTTATCTTTATAAAACTATTAAAGATAAAAACCAATATCGATGTCGACGGTTTTCTTGACGAATTCAAGATAATGCTAAACCGTGAACTGGATTACCGGAATGAAGCCCTAAATATGGAGCGGTTCAGGGAGAATTTTTTAAACATCAAACAAGTTGATATTCCCAAGGTATATTGGGAACTCACAAACGACAATATTCTGGTAATGGAACACATTTATGGACTCCCCCTAAGGGATTTCAGGACCTTCAGTAAAGCTGAAAGAAACAGATTGGCAAAACTCATTTCTTCAAGTTTCCTGAAAATGGTTTATATAGATGGATATTTCCATGCTGATCCTCACCCTGGAAATATATTTGTGCAAAATGATGGCAGTATTGCGTACCTGGATTTTGGAGCTATTGGAAAATTAGATTCAGACATCAAGAAGGATATTTACTCTGTATTTTATGCTGTTTTCATAAAAGATGTGGACATGGCCGCCAGATCTTTTCTTAAATTGGCAAAAAAAAGTCCTGATGACATTGACATTCATGCATTTAAATGGGATATTGATGAAGTTATTTCCAGGCAGCATTTCAGCAGACCTGGAGAACATCACAGCGACGATTTCGTAAAACTTGCGTTAAAATATGATTTATCGCTTCCAAGATCCTTTTCATTGCTGGAGAGGGCACTTGTGCTTGTAGAAAGTACATGTCTTGATCTTGACCCGGATTTTAATCTTATGTATGAGGTTAAAGCCCTTACAAGGGAAATGGCACGCTCAAAATATTCACCACATAAAATTATGGAGGATTTCCAGATGGAATGGGACAGTTTCTATGAGCTTATTAAAAATGTCCCATCTGGTATTAATGATATTTTTGAGAGCATAAAAATGTTCAAAGCAGCTAATGTTATTAAACAGGAGAATGCAAAACATAAAAAAATATTTATTAATAGTATTTTACAAAATCTTTATCTTACCATCTTATTAATAGCTTCAGTAGCCCTGCTAATATGGAAAGGTGATGAACCAGCTCTTGAGATAATAGGTATTGTAGGATTTGTTATTAGTTTAATCCTGGGTATAATTATGATTTTGAAAAAATAG
- the purQ gene encoding phosphoribosylformylglycinamidine synthase I, translating to MKIAVLQFGGSNCDYDVHYVLTEVMGVDADMVWYKDELKGYDGVVIPGGFSYGDYLRAGAIAARAPIMDSVRSMANRGLPVLGICNGFQILVESGLLAGALMTNRYPKFRCQWVNLRVDNNTSPFTNAFKKGEIINLPIAHMEGNYFADETTISELNNMDKIAFRYVDPQGKATDEANPNGSLENIAGVLNTKGNVLGMMPHPERASEEILGSADGKKIFNSMIDYINL from the coding sequence ATGAAGATTGCTGTCCTTCAGTTCGGTGGATCAAATTGCGATTACGATGTCCACTATGTTCTGACTGAAGTGATGGGTGTAGATGCCGATATGGTATGGTATAAGGACGAATTGAAAGGATATGATGGCGTAGTAATACCAGGTGGATTCTCTTATGGGGATTATTTAAGAGCTGGTGCCATCGCCGCCAGGGCACCCATAATGGATTCAGTCCGGAGTATGGCAAATAGAGGCCTTCCTGTGCTGGGAATATGCAATGGTTTTCAGATCCTGGTGGAATCGGGTCTCCTGGCAGGGGCTCTGATGACAAACAGATATCCAAAATTCAGATGCCAGTGGGTCAATCTCAGGGTGGATAATAACACCTCACCATTTACAAATGCGTTCAAAAAAGGTGAGATTATCAATTTGCCGATTGCCCATATGGAAGGAAATTATTTTGCAGATGAAACTACCATTTCTGAACTTAACAACATGGACAAAATAGCATTCAGATACGTTGATCCTCAAGGTAAAGCCACAGATGAGGCAAATCCTAATGGTTCATTAGAAAATATCGCTGGGGTTCTCAATACAAAAGGTAATGTCCTTGGAATGATGCCTCATCCGGAAAGAGCGTCTGAAGAAATCCTGGGATCTGCTGATGGGAAAAAAATATTCAATTCGATGATTGATTATATAAACTTATAA
- a CDS encoding archaeosine biosynthesis radical SAM protein RaSEA produces the protein MSKSHKKKEHSPDFPTAVWHGKDLFEGKPVDSLTVIFHTIGCHWSHSGGCSMCGYFNDSATVPPGDENLISQFDHVLKKIGNNTALIKIFTSGSFFDDREIAHSVRTGIFEKIGDIGTIKKIVAETRPEFVTEKKLNDSLEILDKYGIRLEIAVGLETSNDAIRKDCINKGFTFNDFIKASKTAKSLGVTTKAYLLLKPPFISEKAAIDDIIASITDAAPYATTISINLCNIQKGTLVEELSERKSYRPPWLWSAVYVLIKGKELFPEITLMSDPVAAGLNRGPHNCKKCDGDIAQILRDFSISQDTGVLSEVDCDCYPLWEKVIELEDNTFGSYLIK, from the coding sequence ATGAGCAAAAGTCACAAAAAAAAAGAACATTCTCCTGATTTTCCCACAGCTGTCTGGCATGGTAAGGACCTATTTGAAGGCAAACCTGTTGATTCATTGACTGTCATTTTTCATACAATCGGATGTCATTGGAGCCATAGCGGTGGCTGTTCAATGTGTGGGTATTTCAATGATAGTGCTACCGTCCCGCCTGGTGATGAAAATCTCATCTCACAATTTGATCATGTACTAAAAAAAATAGGAAATAATACTGCCCTTATTAAGATATTCACATCAGGCAGTTTTTTCGATGATCGAGAGATAGCACACTCTGTAAGGACAGGGATATTTGAAAAGATCGGGGATATTGGGACCATAAAAAAAATTGTTGCTGAAACACGGCCCGAGTTTGTGACTGAAAAAAAGCTTAACGATTCGCTTGAGATACTTGATAAATATGGTATCAGGTTAGAAATCGCTGTTGGACTTGAAACAAGCAATGATGCAATCCGAAAGGATTGCATTAATAAAGGATTTACTTTCAATGACTTTATTAAAGCTTCTAAGACTGCCAAATCTCTTGGAGTCACAACAAAAGCATATTTACTCTTAAAGCCGCCATTTATTTCAGAAAAAGCTGCCATAGATGACATTATTGCGTCAATAACTGACGCAGCACCTTACGCAACTACGATCTCAATTAATTTGTGCAATATCCAAAAAGGTACACTGGTCGAAGAATTATCTGAACGTAAAAGTTACAGGCCACCCTGGCTTTGGAGTGCAGTATACGTGCTTATTAAGGGTAAGGAATTGTTCCCTGAAATAACTTTGATGTCGGATCCGGTAGCAGCTGGCTTAAATAGAGGCCCTCATAATTGTAAAAAATGTGATGGGGATATAGCCCAAATACTACGTGATTTTTCAATTTCACAGGATACAGGTGTATTATCTGAAGTGGATTGCGATTGTTATCCTTTATGGGAAAAAGTGATCGAACTTGAGGATAATACCTTCGGTTCCTATCTAATAAAATAG